The following DNA comes from Candidatus Acidiferrales bacterium.
GGTCACGAAAAATCTTCTTCCGCGATTTTCACCCTGTTCGTTATCAAGCTCAACCACTTCTTCGACCATCTGGTTATTACCGTCACTTCGACCGAGCATGATACCGCAACACTCTTCGGGATATGCCCGCTCGCCGTGTTTTTCAATTTGGGAAATCGCATCCTTGGGAATTTTGATCACTGACAGCATCTCTTGTTTTTTACTTTCCACTATCTCCATTAGAGAAATGTTCGCTTCCATATCTCGCACCGCTGTCCGGAAATACAGTCACAACTACGCCGGATTTTAATCGAGAGGCAACTTTCAGACTTGCTGACATCGCGGCTCCGGATGATATGCCTACAAATAAACCTTCTTCGCGTGCCAGACGATTCACCATCTCATAAGCTTCTTCCGTAGAAATCGCCAGTTGGCCGTCGGCGACAGTTGGGTCGTAAATACCGGGAACGATCGTCGTTTTCAGGTGCTTCAATCCTTCAAGCCCGTGCAGTGGGGAATCGGGCTGAAAAGATATACAAGAGATCGATGGATTGAATTCCTTCAGCCGCCTGCTTGTGCCGACGAACGTGCCGGTAGTTCCGAGTCCGGCGATGAAATGTGTTACACGATGATTAGTCTGTTCCCAAATTTCAGGTGCGGTGGTTCTGTAATGAGCCTTCCAATTCGCCGGATTATTATACTGGTCAGGATAAAAATATTTCTCGGGATTAGCCGCCACCATCTCTTTCACCTTTTGCTGCGCGCCATCGGTGCCCGCGAGCGGATCGGTGAGTATAACTTCTGCGCCATAAGCCGACAGCGCGTTCTTGCGCTCGCGGCTTGCGTTGGAAGGAAGCGCGAGCGCAACCTTGTAACCGAGCGCACTCCCAATCATCGCATAAGCAATCCCCGTATTCCCGCTTGTCGCGTCAATGATTGTTTTGTCTTTAGTCAACCATCCAGACCATTCAGCTTCAACGATCATATTAAGCGCTGCACGGTCTTTCACAGATCCACCGGGATTGAACCATTCCGCCTTAGCGAAAATCTCCA
Coding sequences within:
- a CDS encoding cysteine synthase family protein, giving the protein MEQIANGKIDRRQARNPGNELEVSELVEGRDLQSEMHDRHSILGNIGNTPLLRIRRLFTLNKEVEIFAKAEWFNPGGSVKDRAALNMIVEAEWSGWLTKDKTIIDATSGNTGIAYAMIGSALGYKVALALPSNASRERKNALSAYGAEVILTDPLAGTDGAQQKVKEMVAANPEKYFYPDQYNNPANWKAHYRTTAPEIWEQTNHRVTHFIAGLGTTGTFVGTSRRLKEFNPSISCISFQPDSPLHGLEGLKHLKTTIVPGIYDPTVADGQLAISTEEAYEMVNRLAREEGLFVGISSGAAMSASLKVASRLKSGVVVTVFPDSGARYGSEHFSNGDSGK